A genome region from Arachis duranensis cultivar V14167 chromosome 6, aradu.V14167.gnm2.J7QH, whole genome shotgun sequence includes the following:
- the LOC107494179 gene encoding uncharacterized protein LOC107494179, producing MLKKIVVISIRGCYRSVCNHPFLVAFLGFLFFLYRFLPFLFSILVSASPVLVCTAVLLGTLLSFGQPNVPEIETEEEKVTHGISSFQTGFSEGYTVVSHRDDRYFVKGYSEIRSDVDDSGIDEASLLGEKEDHGFLSDALPEQENFQSDRPDKKLDEEVDKEFRSFEFVKRRETAENMRSEGVSSDEEAIEKQYVMVENVNDDDDDDDISESKNEETPGDHADPSASSSWKQEEDNHDDDEESVESGSDQAESSSPDASMADIIPMLDELHPLLDPDAPQPTLLSHVTSGAVSDKSQQSDDESIESDGDAENGEGEDGLDEEGEETDGGKEDESKSAIKWTEDDQKNLMDLGTLELERNQRLENLIARRRARRMMTEKNLIDLDVADLPYIVPPIATSRHNPFDLPDESYAAMGLPPIPGSAPSVLQPRRNPFDIPYDPNEEKPDLKGDSFQQEFSMFNQKDSAFFRRHESFSLGPSAFGMSKHERHDINWKPIFISERMDSEGTSYSSFQRQSSEMSDSKLSSVPDTESVSSIDQDERKLGEQDLSREAVIITDADHASDGAEHGSQPSGANDYVETENSTLHHDEAEILLGGMENPSEMEFYHDASEVETPRQLNAAETQLRGEPNDDDSSSSSRSSHSSVSEVIDNIPDEKMEKEANIQHQDGHLAESRESRLSTQTSGEESRISAQSSGDESHFHNASNEVEDNQHVEPVYDSSPPAAEKLDSFPSMSSDSAMETLERAVPPVSVEMTANLSDMECKAHDERLEGNSSGRVETEAAPSEPHTGVKNEHHVPADRISAISPNSVHQSAPTTPEFQDFDSPDSNYQMASEKLNILDDKFVGGGPEPDEVPRFENANMPDSAVLDLQHSRESVQAPAVHPSVRSEDEALLSRSMEQGNIDLRQDFDQKMASFTSDSQHEIDVKSPSKMESVQSSSDKLVAGTSSSGHDENEIESAYDVDTSNNDEVEELHDATDQTPLNVSSATSEISETTEFNSPTGEVDLVVIGHEAVDNEYLSEAQEHPDTSAESYTSQATEESINDIKEIDEGFLMELDTVGDFHVNKDGDLLHTNHMPEITAYIDQEIPALEARSLEDIYLAFKQLQEGVDVKEVIVPSMIKDQLESEESKDNLEAKSDLHVVEARSLEDINTALMQIQEGNRQELTKPSDLNEGSVKVEADGAGSAQVGVFADVAASTEEGNRTPGDELENAPVSSSSKEVRTPEDKLENAPVSSSSKETKSHTRKSSSSSSSSSSSSSSSSDSD from the exons ATGTTAAA GAAAATTGTTGTCATTTCAATCAGAGGGTGTTACAGATCAGTTTGCAATCACCCATTCCTTGTTGCCTTTTTGGGGTTCTTGTTTTTTCTGTATagatttcttccatttctgtTCTCTATTTTGGTGTCTGCATCCCCTGTCTTAGTCTGCACTGCTGTACTGCTTGGTACCCTCCTCAGTTTCGGGCAGCCAAATGTGCCTGAAATTGAAACAGAAGAAGAGAAGGTCACTCATGGCATCTCGTCCTTCCAAACTGGTTTCTCGGAAGGTTATACTGTGGTTTCTCACAGAGATGACAGGTATTTTGTGAAAGGGTATTCGGAGATTAGAAGTGATGTAGATGACAGTGGCATTGATGAAGCCAGTTTGTTGGGTGAGAAAGAGGATCATGGCTTTCTTTCAGATGCACTGCCAGAGCAAGAGAACTTCCAAAGTGATCGGCCTGATAAGAAATTGGACGAGGAAGTGGATAAGGAATTTCGCAGTTTTGAGTTTGTAAAGAGGAGGGAAACCGCAGAGAACATGAGGTCTGAAGGTGTTTCAAGTGACGAGGAAGCTATTGAGAAGCAATATGTAATGGTTGAAAAtgtaaatgatgatgatgatgatgatgatatttcTGAGAGTAAGAATGAGGAAACTCCAGGAGATCATGCAGACCCTTCAGCCAGTTCATCTTGGAAACAGGAGGAAGATaaccatgatgatgatgaggaatcTGTGGAGTCGGGTTCAGATCAGGCCGAGAGCTCTTCACCTGATGCTTCTATGGCTGATATCATTCCAATGCTCGATGAACTCCACCCCCTATTAGATCCAGATGCCCCACAACCTACTCTTTTGTCCCATGTCACTTCTGGTGCTGTGTCTGATAAGTCTCAGCAAAGTGATGACGAGAGCATTGAGTCAGACGGAGATGCTGAAAATGGTGAAGGGGAGGATGGTCTTGACGAAGAGGGAGAAGAAACAGATGGTGGCAAAGAGGATGAAAGTAAATCTGCTATTAAGTGGACCGAGGATGACCAAAAGAATCTCATGGACCTGGGAACTTTGGAGCTAGAGAGGAATCAACGGTTGGAAAATCTCATTGCAAGGAGAAGAGCACGGAGAATGATGACCGAGAAGAATCTAATAGATTTAGATGTTGCTGATCTTCCGTATATTGTTCCACCCATAGCTACATCAAGACATAACCCGTTTGATCTCCCTGATGAGTCCTATGCTGCCATGGGATTACCTCCCATTCCGGGATCTGCTCCATCTGTTTTGCAGCCAAGAAGAAACCCATTTGATATTCCTTATGACCCAAATGAAGAAAAACCTGATCTTAAGGGAGACAGTTTTCAACAGGAGTTCTCAATGTTCAATCAAAAGGATTCTGCATTTTTTCGGAGGCATGAAAGTTTCAGCTTGGGTCCATCAGCATTTGGGATGTCCAAGCATGAAAGGCATGATATTAATTGGAAACCTATCTTTATATCTGAAAGGATGGATTCAGAGGGAACAAGCTATTCATCATTCCAGAGGCAATCAAGCGAAATGAGTGATTCAAAGTTGAGTTCTGTTCCAGATACTGAATCAGTTAGTTCCATTGATCAGGATGAGAGGAAACTCGGTGAGCAAGACCTGTCTCGAGAAGCTGTAATAATAACTGATGCTGATCATGCTTCTGATGGTGCTGAACATGGAAGCCAACCCTCCGGAGCAAATGATTATGTTGAAACTGAGAATAGCACCCTTCACCATGATGAAGCTGAAATATTGTTGGGTGGGATGGAGAATCCTTCTGAGATGGAATTCTATCATGACGCGAGTGAGGTTGAAACCCCCAGGCAATTAAATGCTGCGGAGACACAGTTGAGAGGTGAACCAAATGATGATGACAGCAGTAGCAGCAGCAGATCAAGCCATTCTTCAGTATCAGAAGTGATTGACAATATACCTgatgaaaaaatggaaaaagaagcAAATATTCAGCATCAAGATGGTCATCTTGCAGAATCTAGAGAATCTAGACTTTCAACTCAAACTTCTGGGGAGGAATCTAGAATTTCAGCTCAATCTTCAGGGGATGAATCTCATTTCCATAATGCAAGTAATGAGGTGGAAGACAATCAACATGTAGAACCTGTGTATGATTCTAGTCCACCTGCTGCTGAAAAGCTTGATTCTTTTCCTTCAATGTCTTCTGATTCAGCCATGGAGACTCTTGAGAGGGCAGTGCCTCCTGTTTCGGTTGAAATGACGGCTAATTTGTCAGATATGGAATGTAAAGCACATGATGAGAGACTAGAGGGTAATTCTTCTGGTCGTGTAGAAACTGAAGCAGCCCCTTCTGAACCACATACTGGAGTAAAAAATGAGCACCATGTTCCTGCAGATAGGATTTCTGCAATTTCGCCAAATTCTGTTCATCAGAGTGCACCTACTACACCTGAGTTTCAGGATTTTGATTCTCCTGATTCAAACTATCAAATGGCTTCTGAAAAGTTGAATATATTAGATGATAAATTCGTGGGAGGAGGTCCAGAACCTGATGAAGTACCAAGATTTGAAAATGCTAATATGCCTGATTCTGCAGTACTAGATTTACAGCATTCACGAGAATCTGTGCAAGCTCCTGCAGTTCATCCTAGTGTTCGTTCTGAAGATGAAGCCTTATTGTCAAGATCCATGGAGCAAGGCAACATTGATCTTCGCCAAGATTTTGACCAGAAAATGGCTTCGTTTACATCAGATAGTCAACATGAAATTGATGTGAAATCTCCCTCTAAAATGGAAAGTGTGCAGTCAAGCTCAGATAAATTAGTAGCTGGAACATCTTCCAGTGGTCATGATGAAAATGAG ATAGAATCTGCGTATGATGTTGACACTTCCAACAATGACGAAGTTGAAGAATTGCATGATGCCACAGACCAAACTCCTCTAAATGTCTCATCAGCGACTTCTGAAATATCTGAGACTACTGAGTTCAATTCACCTACTGGCGAAGTGGATTTGGTAGTCATTGGCCATGAGGCTGTTGATAATGAATACCTCAGTGAGGCACAAGAACATCCAGATACTTCGGCTGAGAGCTACACGTCTCAAGCTACCGAAGAAAGTATCAATGATATAAAGGAAATTGATGAAGGATTCCTGATGGAGTTGGACACTGTTGGGGATTTTCACGTCAACAAAGACGGTGATTTACTTCATACTAACCACATGCCCGAGATCACAGCCTATATTGATCAGGAGATCCCTGCTCTTGAAGCAAGATCACTTGAAGATATTTACTTGGCCTTTAAGCAGCTTCAAGAAGGAGTGGATGTCAAGGAGGTCATCGTTCCAAGTATGATTAAGGATCAGCTTGAAAGTGAAGAATCTAAAGATAACTTGGAAGCTAAATCAGACCTTCATGTTGTTGAAGCTAGATCTTTGGAAGATATTAACACTGCTTTGATGCAAATCCAGGAAGGTAATCGACAGGAGCTGACAAAACCTTCGGATTTGAATGAGGGATCAGTCAAAGTGGAAGCAGATGGAGCTGGCTCAGCACAGGTGGGTGTATTTGCTGATGTAGCGGCCAGTACGGAGGAAGGGAACAGAACTCCAGGAGACGAATTGGAAAATGCACCTGTAAGTAGTTCCAGTAAAGAGGTGAGAACTCCAGAAGACAAATTGGAAAATGCACCTGTGAGCAGCTCCAGTAAAGAGACGAAATCTCACACTAGGAAATCTAGTTCCAGTTCCAGCTCCAGCTCCAGCTCCAGCTCCAGCTCAAGTGATTCAGACTGA